In Spinacia oleracea cultivar Varoflay chromosome 5, BTI_SOV_V1, whole genome shotgun sequence, a single window of DNA contains:
- the LOC110804373 gene encoding probable folate-biopterin transporter 9, chloroplastic isoform X1: MISLVIGNGLISNPVLLKQNPAKIPKSSSISLKLPIICFNSQTSKFLTPYDFINKLWKPNSKKYTNSVVIAPKSKSRRGDETVVDIKKIGLSNSRKQMVVLCGLGYWVQGFRCFPWLALNIHMAQNLNFDPSTLQLVQNCGNLPMVAKPLYGILSDALYIGSAHRIPYVCIGVILQVLSWGPLSLIPFVGEALPTLMACVLLSNLGAAITEVAQDALIAEYGQKHKIVGIQSYAFMAIAVAGILGNSLGGILVSKIHPRALLLIFSLLLSVQLLISLLTKEESLGLQKPLSADQSSISSTLSNIKRQFSSLQVALSEDKISRPLLWAVASIAVVPMLTGSIFCYQTQSLNLDPSIIGISKVIGQMLLLSLTVLYNRYWKNIPMRKLIGKVQCLYAFSLLLDLILVKQINLKLGVPNNVFVLCFSGLAETIAIFKTVPFFVLIGSLCPWGCEASVTAFLASALTLSSIISCFLGIGLTSILGITSDNYSGLSVGIMLQSLAALVPLFWINNLPITQLSVEKEKEKERKKGRSKRSRKNRRVGRVPLNSIFAYRRERESELER, translated from the exons ATGATTTCTTTGGTAATTGGCAATGGATTAATTTCAAACCCAGTGTTATTAAAACAAAATCCAGCAAAAATCCCCAAATCATCCTCTATTTCCTTGAAATTACCCATCATTTGTTTTAATTCCCAAACCTCAAAATTCCTTACCCCTTATGATTTTATCAACAAATTATGGAAACCCaattcaaaaaaatatacaaattctGTTGTTATTGCTCCAAAAAGTAAGAGTAGGAGGGGTGATGAGACGGTTGTTGACATAAAAAAGATTGGTTTAAGTAATAGTAGAAAACAAATGGTGGTTTTGTGTGGGTTGGGTTATTGGGTTCAAGGGTTTAGGTGTTTTCCATGGTTAGCTCTTAATATTCATATGGCACAGAATCTGAATTTTGACCCTTCAACTTTGCAATTGGTGCAAAATTGTGGTAACCTTCCAATGGTGGCTAAACCCTTGTATGGAATTTTATCTGATGCTCTTTATATTGGTTCTGCTCATAGAATTCCATATGTTTGTATTGGAG TTATTTTGCAGGTGTTGTCATGGGGACCATTATCTTTGATTCCATTTGTGGGTGAAGCCCTTCCTACTCTTATGGCATGTGTTCTTCTCAGTAATCTTGGGGCAGCTATCACAGAGGTAGCACAGGATGCTCTTATTGCAGAATatggacaaaaacacaaaaTTGTTGGAATACAGTCGTATGCATTCATGGCAATAGCTGTTGCAGGAATTCTAGGCAACTCATTGGGCGGTATACTAGTGTCGAAAATACATCCTAGGGCTCTATTGTTAATTTTTAGTCTCTTGCTGTCTGTTCAGCTTTTGATTTCCTTATTGACAAAGGAGGAGTCCCTCGGTTTACAAAAGCCTTTAAGTGCCGATCAAAGTTCCATTAGTTCAACCTTGAGCAATATCAAGAGACAGTTTTCTAGTCTTCAAGTTGCCCTGAGTGAGGATAAGATATCTCGCCCTCTACTTTGGGCGGTAGCTTCCATTGCAGTGGTGCCGATGCTCACAGGATCTATCTTTTGTTATCAAACACAGTCCCTTAATCTTGACCCTTCAATTATTGGAATTTCCAAGGTAATTGGGCAGATGCTGCTATTATCTTTAACTGTGCTCTATAATCGATATTGGAAAAATATTCCAATGAGGAAGTTGATCGGCAAAGTACAGTGCTTGTATGCTTTTTCTCTCCTGCTGGACCTTATTCTAGTGAAACAAATCAACCTAAAGCTAGGAGTACCAAACAAtgtatttgttttgtgtttttcgGGGTTGGCTGAAACCATAGCCATTTTCAAAACAGTACCATTTTTTGTGCTTATTGGGAGCTTATGCCCTTGGGGATGTGAGGCTTCAGTTACTGCATTCCTGGCCTCAGCTTTGACTTTGTCATCAATTATTAGTTGTTTCTTAGGCATTGGATTGACTTCTATACTTGGTATAACCTCTGACAATTACTCTGGCCTCTCTGTTGGGATCATGTTGCAGAGTTTGGCTGCTTTAGTGCCTTTATTTTGGATCAACAACCTGCCGATTACACAACTTTCAgttgaaaaggaaaaggaaaaggaaagaaagaaaggaaggAGTAAAAGGAGTCGAAAAAACCGGAGAGTAGGAAGAGTACCACTTAACTCAATCTTTGCTTATCGGCGAGAAAGAGAATCAGAGTTAGAAAGATAG
- the LOC110804373 gene encoding probable folate-biopterin transporter 8, chloroplastic isoform X2, translated as MEFYLMLFILVLLIEFHMFVLEVLSWGPLSLIPFVGEALPTLMACVLLSNLGAAITEVAQDALIAEYGQKHKIVGIQSYAFMAIAVAGILGNSLGGILVSKIHPRALLLIFSLLLSVQLLISLLTKEESLGLQKPLSADQSSISSTLSNIKRQFSSLQVALSEDKISRPLLWAVASIAVVPMLTGSIFCYQTQSLNLDPSIIGISKVIGQMLLLSLTVLYNRYWKNIPMRKLIGKVQCLYAFSLLLDLILVKQINLKLGVPNNVFVLCFSGLAETIAIFKTVPFFVLIGSLCPWGCEASVTAFLASALTLSSIISCFLGIGLTSILGITSDNYSGLSVGIMLQSLAALVPLFWINNLPITQLSVEKEKEKERKKGRSKRSRKNRRVGRVPLNSIFAYRRERESELER; from the exons ATGGAATTTTATCTGATGCTCTTTATATTGGTTCTGCTCATAGAATTCCATATGTTTGTATTGGAG GTGTTGTCATGGGGACCATTATCTTTGATTCCATTTGTGGGTGAAGCCCTTCCTACTCTTATGGCATGTGTTCTTCTCAGTAATCTTGGGGCAGCTATCACAGAGGTAGCACAGGATGCTCTTATTGCAGAATatggacaaaaacacaaaaTTGTTGGAATACAGTCGTATGCATTCATGGCAATAGCTGTTGCAGGAATTCTAGGCAACTCATTGGGCGGTATACTAGTGTCGAAAATACATCCTAGGGCTCTATTGTTAATTTTTAGTCTCTTGCTGTCTGTTCAGCTTTTGATTTCCTTATTGACAAAGGAGGAGTCCCTCGGTTTACAAAAGCCTTTAAGTGCCGATCAAAGTTCCATTAGTTCAACCTTGAGCAATATCAAGAGACAGTTTTCTAGTCTTCAAGTTGCCCTGAGTGAGGATAAGATATCTCGCCCTCTACTTTGGGCGGTAGCTTCCATTGCAGTGGTGCCGATGCTCACAGGATCTATCTTTTGTTATCAAACACAGTCCCTTAATCTTGACCCTTCAATTATTGGAATTTCCAAGGTAATTGGGCAGATGCTGCTATTATCTTTAACTGTGCTCTATAATCGATATTGGAAAAATATTCCAATGAGGAAGTTGATCGGCAAAGTACAGTGCTTGTATGCTTTTTCTCTCCTGCTGGACCTTATTCTAGTGAAACAAATCAACCTAAAGCTAGGAGTACCAAACAAtgtatttgttttgtgtttttcgGGGTTGGCTGAAACCATAGCCATTTTCAAAACAGTACCATTTTTTGTGCTTATTGGGAGCTTATGCCCTTGGGGATGTGAGGCTTCAGTTACTGCATTCCTGGCCTCAGCTTTGACTTTGTCATCAATTATTAGTTGTTTCTTAGGCATTGGATTGACTTCTATACTTGGTATAACCTCTGACAATTACTCTGGCCTCTCTGTTGGGATCATGTTGCAGAGTTTGGCTGCTTTAGTGCCTTTATTTTGGATCAACAACCTGCCGATTACACAACTTTCAgttgaaaaggaaaaggaaaaggaaagaaagaaaggaaggAGTAAAAGGAGTCGAAAAAACCGGAGAGTAGGAAGAGTACCACTTAACTCAATCTTTGCTTATCGGCGAGAAAGAGAATCAGAGTTAGAAAGATAG
- the LOC110804373 gene encoding probable folate-biopterin transporter 8, chloroplastic isoform X3 — protein sequence MACVLLSNLGAAITEVAQDALIAEYGQKHKIVGIQSYAFMAIAVAGILGNSLGGILVSKIHPRALLLIFSLLLSVQLLISLLTKEESLGLQKPLSADQSSISSTLSNIKRQFSSLQVALSEDKISRPLLWAVASIAVVPMLTGSIFCYQTQSLNLDPSIIGISKVIGQMLLLSLTVLYNRYWKNIPMRKLIGKVQCLYAFSLLLDLILVKQINLKLGVPNNVFVLCFSGLAETIAIFKTVPFFVLIGSLCPWGCEASVTAFLASALTLSSIISCFLGIGLTSILGITSDNYSGLSVGIMLQSLAALVPLFWINNLPITQLSVEKEKEKERKKGRSKRSRKNRRVGRVPLNSIFAYRRERESELER from the coding sequence ATGGCATGTGTTCTTCTCAGTAATCTTGGGGCAGCTATCACAGAGGTAGCACAGGATGCTCTTATTGCAGAATatggacaaaaacacaaaaTTGTTGGAATACAGTCGTATGCATTCATGGCAATAGCTGTTGCAGGAATTCTAGGCAACTCATTGGGCGGTATACTAGTGTCGAAAATACATCCTAGGGCTCTATTGTTAATTTTTAGTCTCTTGCTGTCTGTTCAGCTTTTGATTTCCTTATTGACAAAGGAGGAGTCCCTCGGTTTACAAAAGCCTTTAAGTGCCGATCAAAGTTCCATTAGTTCAACCTTGAGCAATATCAAGAGACAGTTTTCTAGTCTTCAAGTTGCCCTGAGTGAGGATAAGATATCTCGCCCTCTACTTTGGGCGGTAGCTTCCATTGCAGTGGTGCCGATGCTCACAGGATCTATCTTTTGTTATCAAACACAGTCCCTTAATCTTGACCCTTCAATTATTGGAATTTCCAAGGTAATTGGGCAGATGCTGCTATTATCTTTAACTGTGCTCTATAATCGATATTGGAAAAATATTCCAATGAGGAAGTTGATCGGCAAAGTACAGTGCTTGTATGCTTTTTCTCTCCTGCTGGACCTTATTCTAGTGAAACAAATCAACCTAAAGCTAGGAGTACCAAACAAtgtatttgttttgtgtttttcgGGGTTGGCTGAAACCATAGCCATTTTCAAAACAGTACCATTTTTTGTGCTTATTGGGAGCTTATGCCCTTGGGGATGTGAGGCTTCAGTTACTGCATTCCTGGCCTCAGCTTTGACTTTGTCATCAATTATTAGTTGTTTCTTAGGCATTGGATTGACTTCTATACTTGGTATAACCTCTGACAATTACTCTGGCCTCTCTGTTGGGATCATGTTGCAGAGTTTGGCTGCTTTAGTGCCTTTATTTTGGATCAACAACCTGCCGATTACACAACTTTCAgttgaaaaggaaaaggaaaaggaaagaaagaaaggaaggAGTAAAAGGAGTCGAAAAAACCGGAGAGTAGGAAGAGTACCACTTAACTCAATCTTTGCTTATCGGCGAGAAAGAGAATCAGAGTTAGAAAGATAG